In one Staphylococcus lutrae genomic region, the following are encoded:
- a CDS encoding SE1626 family protein — MKYATQTFVIIAIASFVVGVVFQYLDEESSAVKLFIASILFMVCAFINRQRERKNQHK, encoded by the coding sequence ATGAAATACGCGACACAGACTTTTGTTATTATTGCGATAGCCAGTTTCGTAGTGGGGGTGGTGTTTCAATATTTAGATGAGGAATCATCAGCAGTTAAACTATTTATAGCGAGTATTCTGTTTATGGTTTGTGCATTTATCAATCGTCAACGGGAACGTAAAAACCAACATAAATAG
- a CDS encoding Trp-rich small protein: MTWTEFLMLLINGGILIVFRCWVESKWKRRERQKERQTHSKRP; encoded by the coding sequence ATGACGTGGACAGAATTTTTAATGTTATTAATCAATGGTGGCATTTTAATTGTTTTTAGATGCTGGGTTGAATCAAAATGGAAGCGGCGTGAACGACAAAAAGAAAGACAGACCCATTCAAAGCGTCCTTAA